The DNA window gttcctgtcctcaaggtgaatacattctatttctttcttttcaaggTCCCATCTCCTATGCCTTTGTTCTTAGCACCTATAGCTTCTgattctatttctgcttttctctttccAACTATCAAGAATGGTAAACGGAAAAGAGTTATGGTGTTGGAGTCAAGAAAGACCCaggctcaaatcccatctctaacTCCTAGGAGCTGCATGGCTTTGGACAGTATTCCATTACCCATATAGCACAATTTGCTCCACCATTCCCCCACTGATGTTTGGCCCTTGCAGGTAGGTACTGGATCTGgaatctgaagacctgggttccatcAATTACTAGcgatgtgaccttaaacaagtcagcTCCATCTCAccgagcctcggtttcctcatttgcaaaaagggggaaagaaaacttGCCCTGCTTTGCAAAGCCATGGCAGGGAAAGTACTTTGTGATCCTGTGATGTATAAAGGGTTCTATAAATAAGCCCGAGGGTTTCACAGAATCTGGGAGTAGAGCGAGACTTTGGTCCAATCTGTAAAAAATAAATCCACTCTACAATAACTATGACAAACAGTCATGTTGTCCTCATCTCCACTAGACCTTCAATGATGGAAAACTTACTGTCCCTCAAGGCAACCAATTCCACTTTTGAGCAGctctcatttttataacattttcccTTATATGGAACTTAAATCTACCTTTCTTTCACCTCCATCCATGGtgcctagttctgccctttggggccaaatggaatacatttaacttttttttttctctccttgtgACAGCCCCTAGAAGTCTTCTTTTTGCAAAGCTAGGAATTCCCAGTCAGCACCTTGTTTTCTCTTGCTAGTCTTTAGGACCTTCACCATCCTAAGTTTCTTCCTCTGGATACAATTTCCAGAAGTACAGCACTTGGAATTAAACACAATAATACAGATGTGATTGGACTGCAGAAAATAACAGGACATATTGCCTTTTTCCCCCCATCTATTTTGGCACTACATGTGTTTCTTTTACTATATCCTAGAATACTAGAATAGTTAGAGTTTGTGTTTTGAGCTTCCAGTTGacttataaaaaattatttttattgacttttttttcacatcatcttcatttcagaatatattactccttccttcccttccccagcaacctatcccttgtaacaaagaataaaaatgagacaaaaacCCCATCAATTGAGTCTGATACTATATGCAATGTGCCACACCCAACATCATCCCCTACATTGGCAAAGAAGGGTGGGAAATTCATTTTGTAATCTCTTCTCTAGGCCCATgtagtcattataattacacagcagGGTTTTTTGGGTGGttgttctatttacattgttgtggtttTTGTGACCATAGTTTTCCTGGCCTATATTTTCCCAGGCTTCTTCACATTTCTCATCTTATAGCAATATTCTCCACACCACTTTTATACATACTATAGTTTAGTCAAACTATCCTAACAGAGGGAtatgtttctctctcctctcccccagttCTTTGATATAACAAAAATCTGTAAGTATTTTGATGTAAAATAGATGTCTTTAACCCCTTAggagtatatgcctagcagtgggatTTCTGAGTTGAGGGATATGGATgttgttagtcattttttttttttgtggggcagtgagtttttttttttttagtgaggcaattggggttaagtgacttgcccagggtcacatagctagtaagtgtcaagtgtctgaggccggatttgaactcacgtactcctgaatccagggccagcgttttatccactgcgccacctagctacctgtttgtcaccttttaaaaaaagttcaattccaaattgctttccaaaaaggTTTTACTAATTCATAGTTGCAATTGTGTGCTTGTCTTTTCACTGCCCCtctaaaaaagaatatttccttCAAATAGtgttatctttgtcaatttgctgaGCTGATCTGCATTTTTAATTATTGATTTGGAATATTTCATATGGCTGAGTCTGCAGTTCTTTTGAAAAGTAGTCAGTcacattctttgaccatttatctgttGTGGAATGGCTCTTGGTCTTATTTTAGTTCCCTACAGATCTCATTGCagatatttgattatttttttctttattgacttCTCTTTTATCCTAGCTACAGATGATTTATGGAAGGCTTTTAACTTTGCaccatcaatataatttcttttgtgaCTGCATCTGTTGTGTTTAAGAGCCCTCTCCTTAAGCCATATAGCTATGATGGGTTCCtaatcttgtaattttttttttttagtgaggcaattggggttaaatgacttgcccagggtcacacagctagtgtcaaagtgtctgaggccagatttgaactcaggtcctcctgactccagggctggtgctctatccactgagccacctagctgcccctaatcttgtAATTTTTTAATCCATGTCATTGACTCATTAAGTTTTCAGTCTATTGGAATTTCTTTTCTGTAGGGAGAGGTATGACCTCTTGATGCCCACAGAGGTCCAGGTGTataagggtgtgtgtgttatCACTGACCTCTTAAATCACCTGTTCCCCCCCCCTTCTGCAGGGGCAGGGCAATCAGGCATTGCCCTTGGCACCTCGACCTTTCTCACTAACATCATTAATACACTCTCGCCCTCTGGTGGACATAGTGGGAAACAGCCCAATGGGATCTGGCCCTTCTCCAGTCTTCCTTGCCTCACAGAGGACACAACATAGGCATTCGGGTGCAAGGAGCCTTTAATATACCAGAGGGAAGGTGGCAGGGCCCAGGGCTGCATCGAAACCCCGGGCAGGACATGCAGCATTCACATGCAGAGACAGTGACGCAGGCTGGCAGCCCAGGCGGCCTCCGGTCCATGCAGGGTGGAGCCTGTGCCCACATGGGATGCCCATCACACTCTGTGCCCTAGCCCAGCTTCCTCCACGCTCCCACCATAACACCCTAATAGACTCCTGGCCTAGACTCTGGCCAAGCAGGGTGACTTCACCTGTTCCTCCGACAGCCCCGGGGTTTAGGGACAGCCAGGCTAGAAAGAGGAAGGTCATCTCCTTGCCCCACGGGCAGCTCTCAGGACACACAGGCTGGGAAGAACTCTATGGGTTTTCTAGTACAGGTTCCTGAGCGTCAAGCAGAAGGAACAATAATATGGAGACCTGGACGTGTCTGAGGAAGGGTCAAAGAGTAAGGAGGCCTGGGCAACGGGCAGCACCTAAGACCTGGCAACACCAGAATGTGCCCAGTGATGGCAaatccccacccacccactgGGGTGCAGACCCCCCGCGAGAAAGGGTCAGGAGCCCAGCCAGCTCCCCTCTCCTGTGGTCTGTCCCCGGGCAGGCCAAGTCCTGGGGCTCTGGTTTCCCTGCTAACCCGGGGCTGAATTTGGCAAACTCGCTCCCTCGGCCAGCAGGGAACCTTGTCCTTCCGCCCGCTCCCTGCCCCAGGGTCATGTCCAAGCGAGAGGCAACCCTGAGTTACGAGAGGGACAAGCATGTCGGCCCGGAGACCCTTTGACTCCTCTTGGCACAGTACTGGTCAAGGTGAAGCCCCTGGTGAGGAGGGGCAGTCTGAGCCTTCCCATGGCCCCCTGGGCCTGCAAACAACCCGCACCCAACGATAGACTCTGGCAGCTGGAGAGACAAGAGGCCCTTCTGCCATCCTCCTGGGGAGACTGTAGAAAGACGTAGTTTGACAGTGAAGCCAGAAGAGCCGGGGGCCAGCGCTCCCCACCCTGGAGGGCACACTGTCAGGGGACGGCTGGGGAAGGCAGCCTGGTCTGAGGCTGGCAGCCCCTTGGGAGACCTTCGGCAGAGTAACAACCGAAGGCCTCCCTGCCCCAGGCCGCCCTCCTGCTGTGCTCTGGGGAGGGCCACAGGGTGGACAAATGGACGGCCAAGGAACTTCAAGGCACCAGGATTCTGAGGAGCGGCTGGGCCGCTCCCCAAAGACAGACAGTGATCGCAAACATCCTTAGCTTAAACTATGATtggtggaggtgaggaaagagagtgCACACACGCAGAAAGACACACACGAGAGAGAAATAGAGGAGgtggagagacaggcagagaagaggacagaaggaCAAGGAGAGGCGGAGGATGACAGAGACTGACATGGATGGACTGAGCTCGGCAGCACTCCTGGGGCCCCCAAAATCAGGCACCAGAGTCGGTAAAACTTCCATTGTCCCTGGGTATGAAAACCAACGTTGAAGGGCGAGGTCTCCTCATCCCTGTGTCCCTGTTGCCTTCTGGACCAGAGGAATCTGCAGGGAGGGGAGAAAACAAGGGAGCTTCAGGGAGGTCCCCCCCTTGTGTCAGGGGCCCTCCCACGTGTCCCTTGCACGCCCAGCCTCACCTTGGACAGGTCCACCCCAGTGAGAGCGTGAACGGAAGCTGGCAGCTCCGCGAGCAGGCGAGTCACCTCACTAGTCACCTTGCTGTTGTCGCCACTGAGCACCACGATCTCATCAATTTTGGTCAGTGGCGCAGACACTTTGGCAGCAATCTAGGCCAGGGGGGTGGGGTTAGAACAGAAGAGATGACCCTTAGTTTCTGCGAAGCTTCTAGACACTCCCGTGAGGGGtctgctccctcctctccctccctttgaaGCCTGTGTCCCTCCTGGGCTGAGCTGGACACCCAGCTCCCCCGGTCAAGGCTGGCCTGTGACAGCCAAGGGCAATCCTGGTAAAAGGAGCTTCAGGATGGCGAGGGGTGGCGAGTCCAACCACCAGCAAGTGAGGAGCCCTCTGGGACCTGGTTCAGGTTGGTGAACCTGACAGGGTGACCCGGGGTGCTGACTGTCCCTGGACTTTTGCTGCTCCCCCTCAGGACACTCTGAGCTTTCTCCACAGGTGTCCAGAGGTCCTCAGAAATCAGTGTCCTTGGGGCCGTGGTCCCGCaggcctcccccacccctggcccTGCATCATTGGCAGCGGCTGGAGCTGGGCTGAGAGGAAGGAGGGGCCCTCTTACCGAGGGCAGGGCATCGAGCACGAGGGCTAACTTGGCGGCGTGGCCGTACAGCTGGTAGGCCTCAGCCTTGAGCTTCATCCGCTCAGCCTCAGCCTTGCCCAGGGCCTCGATCACCATTGCTTCCGCCTCCCCTATCTTCCGAATCTTCTCGGCTTCTGCCTGGGCCAGGAGGACCTTCTTCACCCTGGGCgcagggggagaagagagagaggtcaGAGCCTGGCCTGGCTCTGCGGCCGCCGCACCCCACAGCCCTGGGATCGTCCCCTCTGACTCGCAGCCAAAATTCATCCTTCTTCCCGTTCAGACAGGGGCTGTCTTCCATTTCCTTGTCtcttcagtgcttggcacacagtgagTGCTTGAGAAAACCTCCCTTCCAGATTCCCCACACTGGGGAGGGGAACTCCAGAGCCAGATCTATGTCTCCCCTGGTGGGTTCCCCCCCTCCCTTTACTGAGTGTGGCTCAGATGGGAAGACAGCGGCTCCCAATGGGTCTGGGGACCACCTCTCACAGGGGCTTCGGCCCCGCCCCCAAGCGCTGACACTGCCCCTCGGCTCAGCTATGGGACACGCGCCCTCACTTCTCTCCCTCGGCGATCTGCTGCATGCGGTGGGCCTCGGCCTCCGAGGGCTGCTTAATGGTGGCCACCAGCTCCTTGGTGGTCCGGAGGATCTCTTGCTCCTCCACATCGATCTGCTTCTTTCTCTGCACGACTTCGATCTCCAGCTCCTCCTGCCGGATCTTCTGCTGCTCCTTGGCAGCCTGGAGCTCGTAGGCCAACTGGGCCTGGGCGGTCTGTGAGAGGAGAGGTCGCTGTCCTCCCGTCCCCAGGCCCCCGCgcaccctctcccctcctcttccctgctCTGTCGCCCTCACCTTAATGCTGACTTCCTCGGTGAAAGCTGACTTCTGGAGCTCGAAGGAGCGCTTGGAATCGGCGATGTAAGTGTCTGCCAGGAACTTCATGTCCAGCATCTCTTTCTTGCACTCGGCTTCCTGGGGGGGCAGCAGAAGTCTGGGTGGGCCCCTGGGGCTTGGGGGCATTAATGGGCCACACGGGCACCTTGCTGATGGGGACACTTGTGCTCTGGATCTCAGGGGATGGCAGACCACGGTCTCTCCCCCCAGGGGGCTCCGCGCCTCCTCCCAGGCCAGGACTCCCCCTTACCCTGATGCCCGCGTCTCGCTCCGCCTGGGCCACTCCGATGTCCGCATCCCTCTGGACCTGGGCtgtctgtgacttgcccagtgagcTCAGGTAATTCACTTTATCATACACATCCTATGGGAGTTTAAGGAAGGAAAGTCAGCCCtgagaggagagagtgggggcCCCCCTTGGGCTGGCCAGGAGCTCTAGGGTGAACAAACCTGTCCTCACCCCAGGAGGGCTGTACCTTGATGGTGAAGCTAAGGATCTCGATGCCCATGCGACCCACGTCGGGGGCGGCCACTTCCCTCACCAGCTTGGCAAACTGGTCCCGATCCTGGTAGATCTGCTCCACGGTCAGGGTCCCTGAGTGAGGCAAAGGAGGACACAGCCTGGATCAGACCTTTATTCCACCCAACCACCCCAGGCCTGTGCACTCCGGGCTTGGGGAGCCCATGGACTAGGGCAGGAgggttcagagaaatctgggattGTGCCCCAGGCTGCTCTGCACCTCACTGCCTGGCCCTGGAGAGGCATTAGAGGGTCCTTAACTGAATTCCTTTAGATCCACCTTCCCCTTAACCGCACTTAAATCAGTATATCCCACCCCCCCAAGAGAAAAAGCTAACTTGGGGTCGAGTCCACTCTCCCTAGGTCTTCTCCACACTTGGGGATCCAGCCCCCTGTCCCTGCCATGGTCCAAGTCTAattgacccattttacagataatgaacaTGAAGCTTGATCACTCAGacaagtgttgggtttttttttttcttttggtgaggcaattggggttaagtgacttgcccagggtcacacagttagtaagtgttaagtgtctgaggctgaatttgaactcaggtcctcctgactccagggccggtgctgtattcactgtgccacctagctgcccctactcagaCAAGTGTTAAACAGTTGCATAAACCCAAGCCTCTTGCAATCCTCCCACAccatctcctccctccatcccaaTGATTGTTCTGCCAAATTTATTCCCTGTACAAATGAATTTTCTGATTGCTCAAGGTGGTactggcaggggagggggggactCCCTTGGGGGCATCCTCAATTCCCTGGGGCCGCTGGGGTCCAGTGGAATGATCCCTGGATTTACCCTCACAAGGACCCggcttcaaatctcagctctgctccttCCTACCTGCTGGGCAAAAAACtgttccaggcctcagttttcccttggGCAAAATGAGGCTGTTTAACTAGCTGGGCAGCTCTAGGGCTGATGTCCTGTGATGTTTCTAACAtgttggaggtggggtgggagttGGGGGTTGGCATTTTCTCTCCAACCTCTTAGATCTTTCAGCTTAAAATACTGGTGTTTCTTATCATCTGGCTGCATCTCCTAGAGGGATGCGTATACAGTAACATTTATCTCAACTAAAGGACTCCCTCCACTCGAACCCCAAACTTTGCACTGGCTTTCCAGACAGGGGTCCAACCCTCAGCTTTGACTGAAGAACTGGACCTTGCGGCCAAGCTAGCCCTGTCCTTCCCTGCTACAGGGGGACAGACACATCtctgtggaggtgggagatggggaaCGGCAGCCAGATCAGGTGAAAACGTCTTAGGCTTTGAGGGGGCTCTGGCTTCACTGAGCATCAGTGGCAAAAGAGGgtgaacaaggggcagctaggtggcgcagtggataaagcaccggccctggattcaggaggacctgagttcaaatccggcctcagacacttaacacttactagctgtgtgaccctgggcaagtcacttaaccccaattgcctcaccaaaaaaaaaaaaaagagggtgaagAGAAGCCCATGGACCTCTTTGGCTGCCCTGAAAAGTATGGAGCCCAGAGCACGGGGGCGACTGACCCCTGACCTCCTCTGCTGAAGTCAGACAGAGCAGGCAGCCTGGGACAAGCCGACATGTGTTCAGGCGAGGGGAGGACAGTGAGGACACGATCTCAGGCCCTTGGGCGGCCTGAGATGGAAGGGAATGTGGATACCTGGTACAGAGGAAACCCCTAGGGGAACATCAGAGAGGCCTTTAGGTACGTGAAGGCCTGTCACAGAGAAGAGGGATTAGCTTCTGCTTGATGGCTAGGACAGAACTGGAGGAGGGATGTGTGGGAGTTACAGATTGGGCTAGAGGCATGCAAGAATTCCCTGATACTTTGTGGTTATTCAGCAGTGTccggctctttgtgaccccacagaCCATTGTACACCAATGCTGCCTGTGGCAAAGGTACCGGACtgctttgccatctccttctccagctcatctgacagatgaggaaactgaggtaaacagggtgaagtgatttgcccagagtcatatggcTACTAAGtgttctgaactcaggtcttcctgctgcTAGGCCCTGCACTTTATCTGCTAGGCCACTTAGCTGCTTCCTAACATTCAGAACTGACTAAAAATGGAAATGGGCTCTCAGCAGCTAGTGGGTCTCCCTACCCTACTTTGTAGGGTCTTCAGAGAGGAGGCCAGATTATCATTGGTCAAGGACTTGGCAGAAGGGGACTCCTGTTCAGGTACAGGTTAGATCAGACGGTCCCCAACATCCAGCCCAGCTGGTTAATATTGGGGTTTGGAgctaaggagggaaggggaacaggggggcagggtggggaaaaggaggagggttgGGGTCCTGGGCAGGAGCTGCCCCCTACCTAAGATGGACCGCAGGTGGCCCTCTAGGGTCTGCAGGACCACATTTTTGATGTCATGCACATTTTTCCCCAGGAACTGCTCACAGGCCACAGCTAACAGCTCATTCTCAGTCATGATTTTCACCTGCAGAGAAGGAAGAAGCCAGGAGTAGACAATTAGCTGGAGcaaagggtttaaaaaaaaggctGGGGCAGGCATCAGCCTTCTGCTCCCCTTCCCCTGGGCTGGGGGCCTGAGAGGGACGGCTCTGCCACCCCTCGACACCCCTGCCCCTGTGTGGCCAGGCTTGGGGGTGGATGCTCAGCCCTCACAGCCTGCTTCTATTCCTTCT is part of the Dromiciops gliroides isolate mDroGli1 chromosome 4, mDroGli1.pri, whole genome shotgun sequence genome and encodes:
- the FLOT2 gene encoding flotillin-2 isoform X5 — protein: MTENELLAVACEQFLGKNVHDIKNVVLQTLEGHLRSILGTLTVEQIYQDRDQFAKLVREVAAPDVGRMGIEILSFTIKDVYDKVNYLSSLGKSQTAQVQRDADIGVAQAERDAGIREAECKKEMLDMKFLADTYIADSKRSFELQKSAFTEEVSIKTAQAQLAYELQAAKEQQKIRQEELEIEVVQRKKQIDVEEQEILRTTKELVATIKQPSEAEAHRMQQIAEGEKVKKVLLAQAEAEKIRKIGEAEAMVIEALGKAEAERMKLKAEAYQLYGHAAKLALVLDALPSIAAKVSAPLTKIDEIVVLSGDNSKVTSEVTRLLAELPASVHALTGVDLSKIPLVQKATGTQG
- the FLOT2 gene encoding flotillin-2 isoform X2, with the protein product MGNCYTVGPNEALVVSGGCFSPDAKKYVFGGWAWAWWFVSDTQRISLEIMTLQPRCEDVETAEGVALTVTGVAQVKIMTENELLAVACEQFLGKNVHDIKNVVLQTLEGHLRSILGTLTVEQIYQDRDQFAKLVREVAAPDVGRMGIEILSFTIKDVYDKVNYLSSLGKSQTAQVQRDADIGVAQAERDAGIREAECKKEMLDMKFLADTYIADSKRSFELQKSAFTEEVSIKTAQAQLAYELQAAKEQQKIRQEELEIEVVQRKKQIDVEEQEILRTTKELVATIKQPSEAEAHRMQQIAEGEKVKKVLLAQAEAEKIRKIGEAEAMVIEALGKAEAERMKLKAEAYQLYGHAAKLALVLDALPSIAAKVSAPLTKIDEIVVLSGDNSKVTSEVTRLLAELPASVHALTGVDLSKIPLVQKATGTQG
- the FLOT2 gene encoding flotillin-2 isoform X4; the encoded protein is MTILCRCENIETSEGVPLFVTGVAQVKIMTENELLAVACEQFLGKNVHDIKNVVLQTLEGHLRSILGTLTVEQIYQDRDQFAKLVREVAAPDVGRMGIEILSFTIKDVYDKVNYLSSLGKSQTAQVQRDADIGVAQAERDAGIREAECKKEMLDMKFLADTYIADSKRSFELQKSAFTEEVSIKTAQAQLAYELQAAKEQQKIRQEELEIEVVQRKKQIDVEEQEILRTTKELVATIKQPSEAEAHRMQQIAEGEKVKKVLLAQAEAEKIRKIGEAEAMVIEALGKAEAERMKLKAEAYQLYGHAAKLALVLDALPSIAAKVSAPLTKIDEIVVLSGDNSKVTSEVTRLLAELPASVHALTGVDLSKIPLVQKATGTQG
- the FLOT2 gene encoding flotillin-2 isoform X3, whose translation is MTLQPRCEDVETAEGVALTVTGVAQVKIMTENELLAVACEQFLGKNVHDIKNVVLQTLEGHLRSILGTLTVEQIYQDRDQFAKLVREVAAPDVGRMGIEILSFTIKDVYDKVNYLSSLGKSQTAQVQRDADIGVAQAERDAGIREAECKKEMLDMKFLADTYIADSKRSFELQKSAFTEEVSIKTAQAQLAYELQAAKEQQKIRQEELEIEVVQRKKQIDVEEQEILRTTKELVATIKQPSEAEAHRMQQIAEGEKVKKVLLAQAEAEKIRKIGEAEAMVIEALGKAEAERMKLKAEAYQLYGHAAKLALVLDALPSIAAKVSAPLTKIDEIVVLSGDNSKVTSEVTRLLAELPASVHALTGVDLSKIPLVQKATGTQG
- the FLOT2 gene encoding flotillin-2 isoform X1 is translated as MGNCYTVGPNEALVVSGGCFSPDAKKYVFGGWAWAWWFVSDTQRLTLEVMTILCRCENIETSEGVPLFVTGVAQVKIMTENELLAVACEQFLGKNVHDIKNVVLQTLEGHLRSILGTLTVEQIYQDRDQFAKLVREVAAPDVGRMGIEILSFTIKDVYDKVNYLSSLGKSQTAQVQRDADIGVAQAERDAGIREAECKKEMLDMKFLADTYIADSKRSFELQKSAFTEEVSIKTAQAQLAYELQAAKEQQKIRQEELEIEVVQRKKQIDVEEQEILRTTKELVATIKQPSEAEAHRMQQIAEGEKVKKVLLAQAEAEKIRKIGEAEAMVIEALGKAEAERMKLKAEAYQLYGHAAKLALVLDALPSIAAKVSAPLTKIDEIVVLSGDNSKVTSEVTRLLAELPASVHALTGVDLSKIPLVQKATGTQG